Proteins encoded within one genomic window of Trichoderma asperellum chromosome 2, complete sequence:
- a CDS encoding uncharacterized protein (EggNog:ENOG41) translates to MQRSFKILQCTPKWKPPILNVPFRSLASATNSPVKRPGVIDGLTFEDSFKAERPYVFSDPDTSPTYALPAFHKWFKKDEEKTAFASYIDSFHQLVFPYELIKPFFQGSETISRLYDSLLNSQDAVDRDWAVALQSAAASEASRDHQFFQLYAPLRLLVKALEFNEAQRIRADPPVQLYIAQSLLSDLPSSLQSDVPAPELIRKVGRGDIYSSSIWLGTEPTYTPLHRDPNPNLFCQLCSSKVVRLLPPKAGLEIYNNVQMRLRQSGNSRIRSTEMMEGEEREMLHGVVWEDKSAALDVQEVDLSAGDALFIPKGWWHSIKSKQSDGRLNGSVNWWFR, encoded by the coding sequence ATGCAGAGGAGCTTCAAGATTCTTCAATGCACACCGAAGTGGAAGCCTCCGATCCTGAATGTGCCATTCCGCAGCCTTGCTTCCGCAACCAATTCACCAGTGAAGAGACCTGGCGTCATAGATGGATTAACGTTCGAGGATAGCTTCAAGGCCGAAAGACCGTATGTCTTTTCAGATCCTGATACATCCCCTACATACGCTCTTCCAGCTTTCCATAAATGGTTcaaaaaagacgaagagaagacggCATTTGCTTCCTACATAGACTCTTTCCACCAATTGGTCTTCCCCTATGAGCTGATCAAGCCCTTCTTCCAAGGATCCGAGACCATATCCCGTCTCTATGATAGCTTGTTAAACAgccaagatgctgttgaTCGAGATTGGGCCGTAGCTCTTcagtctgctgctgcttcagaaGCCTCTCGCGATCACCAGTTCTTTCAGCTCTATGCACCGTTGAGGCTTCTGGTCAAAGCACTCGAGTTCAATGAAGCCCAAAGGATAAGAGCAGACCCGCCTGTGCAGCTTTACATTGCCCAGTCTCTATTATCAGACCTCCCTAGCTCTTTACAGAGCGATGTACCAGCTCCAGAATTAATTCGCAAAGTCGGGAGAGGCGATATATACAGCTCTTCAATATGGCTAGGGACTGAGCCGACCTATACCCCGCTGCATCGGGATCCGAATCCCAACTTGTTCTGCCAGCTGTGTAGTAGCAAAGTggtgaggctgctgccgcccaAAGCAGGACTTGAAATATATAACAACGTACAAATGCGGCTTCGGCAATCTGGAAACAGTCGAATCCGATCTACCGAGATGatggaaggagaagagagggagatgctTCACGGCGTTGTGTGGGAAGACAAGTCGGCGGCATTGGACGTGCAAGAGGTAGACCTGTCTGCCGGCGATGCTTTATTCATTCCAAAAGGCTGGTGGCATTCTATCAAGAGCAAGCAATCAGATGGACGTCTAAATGGATCCGTAAATTGGTGGTTCCGCTAA
- a CDS encoding uncharacterized protein (EggNog:ENOG41~TransMembrane:2 (i216-235o241-265i)), translated as MHHKPYIKEFFVNYFHLCFHHYPANTKMAPLIPRLHLFEIDDQPWFPAFLRSRIQNALTAAWNSNTPLQPQSPARIAASTLIRELDSSLSSYTFIDFCAGGGGPTPAIQKAINTHLKAEGEPPVDFILTDLHPNVGAWEKVVKNFPQIAYERQPVDASKAPNHLVECQDGKKVMRLFNLAFHHFGDALARDILRDTVNTSHGFAIFELQDRSLSSMISVFMLGVASVVMAPAFAWKWRDPISLAFSWLMPALPFVLVFDGIVLCLRTRTPNEIESLLRGCGADTSSWEMRSGKCKFIWPCGYLSWVICRPVERT; from the exons ATGCATCATAAACCATATATCAAAGAGTTTTTTGTGAACTATTTCCACTTGTGTTTTCATCACTATCCGGCTAACACAAAAATGGCGCCTCTTATTCCTCGTCTGCATCTCTTTGAAATTGATGACCAGCCATG GTTCCCTGCATTTCTACGCAGTCGCATCCAGAATGCTCTCACTGCTGCTTGGAACTCCAATACTCCTCTTCAGCCACAGTCACCCGCGCGTATCGCTGCATCTACACTTATTCGTGAACTTGACAGCTCACTCTCATCTTACACCTTCATCGACTTCTGCGCCGGCGGTGGTGGACCTACACCAGCGATCCAGAAGGCCATCAACACTCATCTCAAAGCTGAAGGAGAGCCGCCAGTTGATTTCATCCTGACGGACTTGCATCCCAACGTGGGGGCATGGGAGAAGGTCGTGAAAAACTTTCCGCAAATAGCATATGAAAGGCAGCCTGTGGATGCGAGTAAAGCTCCTAACCACCTCGTGGAATGTCAAGACGGAAAAAAAGTGATGCGACTGTTCAACCTGGCTTTCCATCACTTTGGCGATGCCTTAGCGAGGGATATACTCAGAGATACAGTGAATACAAGCCATGGATTCGCTATATTTGAGCTTCAGGATCGTAGCCTCTCAAGCATGATTAGTGTCTTCATGCTCGGGGTTGCATCTGTAGTCATGGCACCGGCTTTCGCCTGGAAATGGAGAGATCCCATTTCTCTCGCATTCTCATGGCTTATGCCAGCCTTGCCATTTGTCTTGGTATTTGATGGAATAGTTTTATGCTTAAGGACAAGAACTCCAAATGAGATAGAAAGTCTCCTTCGTGGTTGCGGTGCAGACACGAGCTCATGGGAGATGCGAAGTGGTAAATGCAAGTTTATCTGGCCGTGTGGATATCTGAGTTGGGTTATATGTAGACCCGTCGAGAGGACTTGA
- a CDS encoding uncharacterized protein (EggNog:ENOG41~BUSCO:EOG092D2925) yields the protein MDDFLAAVGAQAMRYAIRSGIALTSSYAINQCSRLLKAVDDKSLHSELRLLQKQLHGKIKIISPAIDLIEFKSGRGNVFLESALPLAKSLHQQIVSLGRRVEGAAAVEEHNHDVGENPQTKETNHDALKRVITDMKNLLAEIDREIPLLQLAISASGESLSTSLPAGISPSRLLQASTLLTVGDTQHAQDPRKSVQIGPSFTLSVYMLFLGHASVSSAPRHEKSKSSSGSSNHQSSSKITDKFPVYGLGEHDRKPVWQEAIHKARVRLCRSACSPAIDEQGFNEDTYNASNLEAGLNYAYHLEIIEDLDDGRAHEGAASAQAYNGVSKAGIREQIPIYQLAKIFYTDTGRMLNIGDGTEGENNPVLLLKRDINASQLPKQDPERYGDVDNSTNDDSGSQLGANEDDQADVDRQLFGESKEKRLSLRSSKDAEESCITAFPKHLDPEWIAFEVFEEDDDQSDTSSISGLNADSSDELDGRGNSPEKTPSRLRAALDSSLVSQIKNLSVQPNSRNTLTLSYSDPSLGRPSRELAADSAREAQDFVSRSPFGTITTSLSLIEMLIRLAGLQEFQQASHLSIPDHILTFFLEETSTTGLTGEAMWRARSATKRRVGFDPYTDTA from the exons ATGGACGATTTTCTGGCAGCAGTTGGCGCCCAGGCCATGAGATACGCCATACGGTCTGGCATTGCCTTGACGTCCTCTTATGCCATCAACCAATGCTCTCGCCTGCTAAAGGCGGTCGATGACAAAAGTCTCCATTCCGAGCTCAGGTTGCTCCAAAAACAGCTGCATGGCAAAATTAAG ATTATCTCTCCTGCGATTGACCTTATTGAGTTCAA ATCTGGGCGAGGAAACGTCTTTCTTGAGTCGGCTCTGCCTCTCGCAAAATCTCTTCACCAGCAAATCGTTTCTTTGGGCCGTCGTGTGGAGGGCGCCGCAGCAGTCGAGGAACATAATCACGATGTAGGAGAGAATCCACAAACCAAAGAGACTAACCATGATGCATTGAAGAGGGTAATTACAGATATGAAAAATCTTCTAGCTGAGATTGACAGGGAAATTCCTCTTTTGCAGTTGGCTATCTCAGCATCTGGCGAAAGCCTATCTACTTCACTCCCTGCTGGAATATCTCCTTCTCGACTGTTGCAGGCTAGTACTCTCTTGACTGTTGGAGATACGCAGCATGCACAGGATCCTCGAAAATCTGTACAAATTGGGCCTTCATTTACGCTGTCTGTATACATGCTATTCCTGGGGCACGCATCTGTATCGTCTGCACCTAGACATGAAAAGTCAAAATCGAGTTCGGGAAGCAGTAATCACCAAAGTAGCTCGAAAATCACAGACAAATTCCCAGTCTATGGCTTGGGCGAGCACGATAGAAAGCCTGTATGGCAGGAGGCAATACACAAGGCCCGGGTGAGGTTATGCAGGTCAGCATGCAGCCCAGCCATTGATGAACAAGGCTTCAATGAAGACACCTACAACGCATCTAACCTTGAGGCCGGCCTAAATTATGCCTATCACCTCGAAATCATCGAAGATTTGGACGATGGGCGGGCTCATGAAGGCGCCGCCTCGGCACAAGCATACAACGGCGTCTCAAAAGCCGGCATTCGTGAACAAATTCCGATCTATCAACTTGCCAAAATATTCTACACGGATACTGGTAGAATGCTCAATATTGGAGATGGAACTGAGGGAGAAAACAACCCAGTTCTGCTCCTCAAACGAGACATCAATGCATCTCAGCTGCCAAAACAAGACCCTGAGAGGTATGGAGATGTAGATAACTCTACGAATGACGATAGCGGTAGCCAACTAGGAGCAAACGAAGATGATCAAGCCGATGTAGACCGGCAGCTATTCGGAGAGTCGAAAGAGAAGCGGTTGTCTTTAAGAAGCTCCAAGGATGCTGAAGAGAGCTGCATCACCGCCTTCCCTAAACATCTGGATCCCGAATGGATAGCCTTTGAGGTGttcgaggaagatgacgatcAGAGCGATACGAGTTCCATTTCCGGCCTTAACGCGGACTCATCCGATGAGCTCGATGGACGCGGCAATTCACCAGAGAAAACGCCATCACGGCTTCGCGCAGCCCTAGACTCGAGTTTGGTCTCTCAGATCAAGAATCTGTCCGTTCAGCCTAATTCACGCAATACTCTCACCTTGAGCTATTCAGATCCTAGCCTTGGTCGGCCATCGCGAGAGCTAGCAGCAGATTCGGCAAGAGAAGCGCAGGATTTCGTTTCGCGGTCACCGTTTGGCACTATCACGACGTCGCTCTCCCTAATTGAGATGCTCATTCGGCTCGCTGGCCTTCAGGAATTCCAACAGGCGTCCCATTTGTCAATTCCAGACCATATCTTGACGTTTTTCTTGGAGGAGACATCGACGACTGGGTTGACAGGCGAGGCTATGTGGAGGGCTAGGAGTGCAACAAAACGGCGGGTAGGGTTTGACCCGTACACTGATACAGCATAA
- the CKB1 gene encoding casein kinase 2 regulatory subunit encodes MSTSSGTPESWISSFCALPGHEYFAEVSEEFIEDDFNLTGLQTQVAMYKEALEMILDVEPEDDEDEDEDEEDEDENESGEDADRTGMRHGAERRHHSRMASDLSVIESSAEMLYGLIHQRFICSRVGIQQMSEKYEFGHFGCCPRTHCEQARTLPVGLSDIPGEDTVKLFCPSCLDVYVPPNSRFQTVDGAFFGRTFGALFLLTFPEYDLTKRGADVLSSTNSKVPEDESILNGMFAKNIAPGLGGGHIYEPKIYGFKVSERARSGPRMQWLRDRPEVITELDEARLYHEQNPDSDEEEDESMANGRALVRRRPPGNARLRQRPNHSGSPMALSANGAESEL; translated from the exons ATGTCGACTTCTTCGGGAACGCCCGAGTCCTGGATTTCCAGCTTTTGCGCTCTGCCTGGCCATGAATACTTTGCTGAGGTTTCCGAGGAGTTCATCGAGGATGACTTCAACCTGACGGGTCTGCAGACCCAGGTTGCTATGTATAAGGAGGCGCTCGAG ATGATCCTTGATGTCGAGccagaggatgatgaggatgaagacgaggatgaagaagacgaggatgaaaACGAATCAGGAGAGGACGCCGATCGCACAGGCATGCGACATGGCGCAGAACGGCGGCACCATAGCAGGATGGCCAGCGACCTATCTGTCATCGAATCATCAGCAGAGATGCTCTACGGCCTCATCCACCAGCGATTTATCTGCTCGCGCGTAGGCATCCAGCAAATGAGCGAGAAGTACGAGTTTGGTCATTTCGGCTGCTGCCCTCGAACACACTGCGAGCAGGCACGCACCTTGCCTGTTGGCCTGTCCGACATTCCCGGTGAAGACACGGTCAAATTATTCTGCCCATCCTGTCTCGACGTTTATGTTCCCCCTAATAGTCGGTTCCAAACTGTTGACGGCGCTTTCTTCGGTCGCACATTTGgagctctcttcctccttaCTTTCCCCGAATACGATCTCACCAAACGCGGTGCCGATGTGTTGTCAAGCACCAACTCCAAGGTACCTGAGGACGAGAGCATTCTCAACGGCATGTTTGCCAAAAATATTGCACCAGGCCTTGGTGGTGGGCACATCTACGAGCCCAAAATTTACGGATTCAAGGTCTCAGAACGAGCGAGATCAGGCCCCAGAATGCAATGGCTACGAGACCGACCAGAAGTTATCACCGAGCTGGATGAGGCACGGCTATACCACGAGCAGAACCCCGACTctgacgaggaagaggacgagtCTATGGCTAACGGCCGGGCACTGGTCCGACGGCGACCGCCGGGCAACGCTCGCCTTCGCCAGCGACCAAATCACAGTGGTAGTCCTATGGCTCTGTCCGCCAACGGTGCCGAGTCTGAGCTGTAG
- the PAN2 gene encoding poly(A)-specific ribonuclease (MEROPS:MER0030317~BUSCO:EOG092D05RI) — MDGDWDEVARIPFPPPGVHALPTQVTTMTFDTSQELLWAGNEYGRVTSFLGTELQRYSTFKAHQAADGPVRQILTNDKGVVTLGAKDVHMASRRGPTMWHIRHDDMKDLKCMSFTSKGTAEIIAAGLQNSMFVIDLIKGEVVKQVRTDHQYLIMKRGRYICAATRDGSVHLLDPITFAIVKTWNAHSALINDMDAQHDFIVTCGYSLRQGQNYMLDPFLNVFDIKKMTSMPPIPFPAGAAYVRMHPRMLTTSIVVSQSGQMHVVDLMNPNTSNVRQANVLSYLSMFEIAPSGEAMALTDAECYIHLWGSPSKLHFVDLPTPMEFATTEDAIQPIEWTPETPFNSIGLPYYRETLASAWPELISDVGAPPVKFDPQFLASLKSADFGLYGRNTRGLRRNQFEDTRSSNKSANSGLKAPKFLSEKARDFAKSDSLTSAEKADELSNPFAELEIESRKSEFPMMYRNVEIKYSKFGVDDFDFGFYNTTRYSGLEIHISNSYANSLLQIMHFTSLIRNLALQHAATACVSEVCLLCELGFLFDMLQKAEGSICQATNMLKTLSSHPQAAPLGLLEEDTHGSSLNVMLQGLTRFLLERIAGDYKSMAPASPLMDQVLATKATSSIRCMNCRSEYTRPGSTYVNDLLYPPLKAPGRNNKIPRTTFSQILKSSVERETTSKGWCGRCQRYQTIATRKTIHSVPDVLMLNTAITSSDHRMLWSTPGWLPEEIGIIVEQGQFFCYEGEDLKLHLQRGIHNITVYSLIGMAINIESGQTQKPHLVAMVNVAHAEPNAPGQSQWHLFNDFLVRSVSSEEALSFNNSWKVPSVVTFQVKNANNKIDNSWKNNIDTSLLYQDFNPSSRTENKTYKLLDPVTERPGPSTIIALDTEFVAVRQPEIEMNSDGERETIRPIVYALARASVVRGQGEFEGVPFIDDYISIREPIVDYLTSYSGITEDDLNPHTTKHSLLPLKVAYKKLWILLNLGCKFLGHGLKQDFRVINIHVPKAQIIDTIDLFFLKSRLRKLSLAFLAWYLLKEDIQMETHDSIEDSRTALQLYRKYLEFKDAGILDAMLQDIYRAGRDVNFKPPRRDGVLDVPRSETPPPLPVENGTTPTPTPGPPSTPARGRGFGSGVSWTPGKGSPMR; from the exons ATGGACGGAGACTGGGATGAG GTCGCTCGCATTCCATTTCCGCCTCCGGGCGTTCATGCGCTGCCGACACAAGTAACGACAATGACCTTTGACACCTCCCAAGAGCTTCTTTGGGCTGGTAACGAATAT GGTCGAGTCACTTCCTTTCTGGGCACCGAGCTTCAACGATACTCCACCTTCAAGGCGCATCAAGCCGCAGACGGGCCAGTTCGGCAGATTTTAACAAACGATAAAGGTGTTGTGACATTGGGTGCCAAAGATGTGCATATGGCATCTAGGAGAGGGCCCACCATGTGGCATATCAG GCACGATGACATGAAAGACTTGAAGTGCATGAGTTTCACTTCAAAGGGAACGGCAGAGATCATAGCCGCCGGTCTACAAAACAGCATGTTTGTTATTGACCTCATTAAGGGGGAAGTCGTCAAACAG GTTCGAACGGACCATCAATACTTGATTATGAAACGCGGGCGCTATATATGCGCAGCTACGAGAGACGGATCAGTACACCTTTTGGATCCCATCACCTTCGCCATCGTCAAAACCTGGAATGCTCACTCAGCCTTAATCAATGACATGGATGCTCAACACGATTTCATCGTTACATGCGGCTACTCGCTTCGCCAGGGGCAGAATTACATGTTGGATCCCTTTCTCAACGTTTTCGATATCAAGAAGATGACATCGATGCCGCCGATCCCGTTCCCTGCCGGCGCGGCATATGTACGCATGCACCCGCGCATGCTCACGACCAGCATTGTGGTGTCTCAAAGCGGCCAGATGCATGTGGTGGACCTCATGAACCCTAACACCAGTAATGTACGACAGGCCAATGTGCTGAGTTACCTCAGCATGTTTGAGATTGCCCCCTCCGGCGAGGCTATGGCTCTCACCGATGCAGAATGCTATATCCATCTATGGGGATCGCCATCCAAACTCCATTTCGTTGACTTACCTACTCCCATGGAATTCGCCACAACCGAAGACGCGATTCAACCTATAGAATGGACTCCCGAAAC CCCTTTTAATTCTATCGGCCTGCCATACTACAGAGAAACACTTGCCTCTGCGTGGCCTGAACTGATCTCAGATGTTGGAGCCCCCCCAGTCAAATTTGATCCGCAGTTCCTTGCGAGCCTTAAATCTGCCGACTTTGGGCTCTACGGTCGAAATACACGAGGCCTTCGCAGGAACCAATTTGAAGATACTCGGAGCTCGAACAAATCCGCTAATTCTGGCCTTAAAGCTCCAAAGTTTCTTAGCGAAAAGGCTCGAGATTTTGCTAAATCGGACTCGTTGACTTCTGCAGAAAAGGCAGATGAACTCTCGAATCCATTTGCAGAGTTGGAAATCGAGAGCAGAAAATCAGAATTTCCGATGATGTATAGAAACGTCGAGATCAAATACAGTAAATTTGGTGTCGATGATTTCGATTTTGG cttttataataccaCACGATACTCTGGCCTCGAGATTCATATATCGAACTCGTACGCCAACTCGCTCCTTCAAATCATGCACTTCACATCTTTAATTCGAAACTTGGCTTTACAACATGCAGCTACAGCCTGTGTGAGCGAGGTCTGCCTCCTTTGCGAGCTGGGATTTCTTTTCGATATGCTTCAGAAAGCAGAAGGATCAATCTGCCAGGCTACTAATATGCTCAAGACTCTCAGCAGCCACCCTCAAG CTGCGCCTTTGGGATTGCTGGAAGAGGATACACATGGATCATCCCTAAACGTAATGCTACAGGGGCTAACCCGATTCCTACTGGAGAGAATTGCTGGCGACTATAAATCTATGGCTCCAGCTTCGCCATTGATGGATCAG GTGTTGGCGACCAAAGCAACTAGCTCTATTAGATGTATGAATTGCAGAAGCGAGTATACCCGACCTGGGTCGACATATGTAAACGATTTGCTTTATCCACCTCTT AAAGCCCCAGGTCGAAACAACAAGATTCCTCGCACCACTTTCTCCCAAATTCTTAAGAGCAgcgtggagagagagacaacTTCGAAGGGATGGTGCGGAAGATGCCAACGGTATCAAACCATTGCAACTAGAAAAACCATCCACAGCGTCCCAGATGTCCTGATGCTCAATACCGCAATTACCAGTTCGGATCATCGAATGCTTTGGTCCACGCCTGGCTGGTTACCAGAAGAAATCGGCATCATCGTCGAACAGGGCCAGTTCTTCTGCTACGAGGGGGAAGATTTGAAGCTTCACTTACAACGTGGCATTCATAATATCACAGTTTATTCCTTGATTGGAATGGCTATCAACATTGAGAGTGGCCAGACACAAAAACCGCATCTCGTAGCCATGGTTAATG TTGCTCATGCTGAACCAAACGCCCCCGGTCAGAGCCAGTGGCACCTATTCAACGATTTTCTAGTTCGCTCCGTGAGCTCAGAAGAAGCTCTTTCATTTAATAATTCTTGGAAAGTTCCCTCTGTTGTCACATTCCAGGTTAAGAATGCAAACAACAAGATCGATAATAGTTGGAAGAACAACATTGATACATCACTTCTATATCAAGATTTCAA TCCCAGCTCACGTACCGAGAATAAGACATATAAGCTTCTGGACCCAGTAACAGAGCGACCTGGGCCATCAACGATCATTGCACTGGACACTGAATTTGTTGCGGTGCGACAGCCAGAGATTGAAATGAACTCGGATGGCGAACGAGAAACCATCCGGCCAATAGTTTATGCACTGGCTCGCGCCTCCGTTGTGCGAGGCCAGGGCGAATTCGAAGGAGTGCCCTTCATCGACGACTATATTTCAATCAGAGAACCCATCGTCGACTATTTAACGTCATATTCGGGCATCACCGAAGATGATTTGAACCCACACACCACAAAACATAGCCTGCTGCCTCTAAAGGTGGCATATAAGAAGCTTTGGATACTACTCAACCTCGGTTGCAAGTTTTTGGGCCACGGACTGAAGCAAGACTTCCGCGTCATCAACATCCATGTCCCCAAAGCGCAAATCATCGATACTATCGACCTATTCTTCCTAAAGTCACGCCTGCGAAAGCTGTCGCTCGCCTTCTTGGCATGGTACCTGCTCAAGGAAGACATCCAAATGGAGACGCACGACTCCATCGAAGACTCCAGGACGGCTCTCCAGCTGTACAGGAAATACCTTGAGTTCAAAGACGCTGGGATCCTGGATGCGATGCTGCAGGATATTTACCGCGCCGGGAGGGACGTGAACTTTAAGCCCCCAAGAAGAGATGGCGTTTTGGACGTCCCTAGATCAGAGACGCCGCCTCCTTTGCCTGTGGAGAATGGGACCACGCCGACGCCTACTCCTGGGCCGCCAAGTACGCCTGCGAGGGGAAGAGGGTTTGGAAGCGGAGTTAGTTGGACACCGGGTAAAGGATCTCCTATGAGGTGA
- the SUP35 gene encoding translation termination factor GTPase eRF3 (BUSCO:EOG092D1HSA) — protein MSNLNSWEDDPAAQDENLAQQAQQQLNVNPAASQGGFRPGAASFQPTAQTFQPGQAFGGGYGQYQQQYYQQPQGFYPQYGAGQGFDQYNQQYQNYSGGYNQGYNQNFGQGYPQYGQQQGQQQGQRNQQQQQFAAPAQNNAAQAAPVKSLPVEKPAAAASAPKPVVTNEGGAKVLSIGGDAKPKAKVLSIGSPAASSPSPAKDEAKTEPSNAPDAGKKVTAAKAIEKTGEKAGKGSASGKSSGRTSPDPSSGRSSPSAGEKKAQREVDAVLKAQAADVDDDTLKEIYGKEHVNIIFIGHVDAGKSTLGGSILWTTGMVDERTMDKYKKEAKDLGRESWYLSWVMDLTKEERTKGKTVEVGRGFFETEKRRYSILDAPGHKTYVPSMIGGASQADVGILVISARKGEYETGFERGGQTREHAMLAKTQGVNKLIVAINKMDDPTVEWSEERYKECTTKLQQFLKGTGYNLKTDVYFMPVAAQQSLNIKDRLPEGVAPWWKGPSLLEYLDGMQALERKVNAPFMMPINAKYRDLGTMVDGKIEAGVIKKGMSLIMMPRKQPVETAAIYGEQEEEQPILQCGDQVRLRLKGIEEEDILPGFVLCSPKRLVHCVSEFEAQIKVLDLKSILTSGFNCVLHVHAAIEEVTFAALLHKLQKGTNRKSKVPPTHAKKGDSIIARLQVTGGAGMVCVEKFEDYPQMGRFTLRDQGQTIAIGKITKLITSEDQ, from the exons ATGTCGAACCTCAATTCTTGGGAGGACGATCCTGCTGCTCAGGACGAGAACCTCGCTCagcaggctcagcagcagctcaacgTCAACCCTGCTGCTTCCCAGGGCGGCTTCCGACCTGGCGCTGCCTCATTCCAGCCCACCGCTCAGACTTTCCAGCCTGGCCAGGCCTTTGGCGGGGGATATGGacagtaccagcagcagtactaTCAGCAACCACAGGGATTCTATCCTCAGTATGGCGCAGGCCAGGGATTCGATCAGTACAACCAGCAATATCAAAACTACAGCGGTGGTTACAACCAGGGCTACAACCAGAACTTTG GCCAGGGCTATCCTCAGTATGGCCAACAGCAAGGCCAACAGCAAGGCCAGCGAaaccagcaacaacagcagtttGCAGCCCCCGCTCAGAACAATGCTGCACAGGCTGCCCCTGTGAAGTCGCTCCCCGTCGAGAagcctgccgctgctgctagcgcACCCAAGCCTGTTGTTACCAACGAAGGAGGTGCCAAGGTGCTTAGCATTGGAGGCGACGCAAAGCCCAAGGCTAAAGTCTTGTCGATTGGCTCTCCcgctgcctcttctccttccccGGCCAAGGACGAGGCCAAGACTGAGCCGTCCAACGCCCCAGATGCGGGCAAGAAGGTTACCGCAGCCAAGGCTATTGAGAAGACCGGCGAGAAGGCAGGAAAGGGTTCCGCCAGCGGCAAGTCTTCTGGAAGGACATCTCCCGACCCATCATCTGGCCGCTCCAGCCCGTCTGccggagagaagaaggctcaGCGCGAAGTCGATGCTGTCCTCAAGGCGCAGGCAGCTGATGTGGACGATGATACTCTCAAAGAAATCTACGGAAAGGAGCACGTCAACATCATTTTCATCGGACACGTTGATGCAGGCAAGTCAACTTTGGGCGGCTCGATCCTGTGGACCACCGGAATGGTCGACGAGCGTACCATGGACAAGTACAAGAAGGAGGCAAAGGACCTGGGTCGTGAGTCATGGTATCTCTCCTGGGTCATGGATTTGACCAAGGAAGAACGAACCAAGGGAAAGACCGTCGAGGTTGGACGTGGTTTCTTCGAGACTGAGAAGCGACGCTACAGTATCCTGGATGCCCCTGGCCACAAGACATATGTCCCTAGCATGATTGGAGGTGCTTCTCAGGCAGATGTGGGCATTCTCGTCATCTCAGCGCGAAAGGGCGAATACGAGACAGGTTTCGAAAGAGGAGGACAAACCCGTGAGCACGCTATGCTTGCCAAGACTCAAGGTGTCAACAAGCTGATTGTGGCGATCAACAAGATGGACGACCCGACGGTGGAGTGGTCCGAGGAGCGTTACAAGGAGTGTACTACCAAACTACAGCAGTTCTTGAAGGGAACCGGCTACAACCTTAAGACTGACGTCTACTTCATGCCCGTGGCCGCTCAGCAATCCCTCAACATCAAGGACCGACTGCCAGAGGGTGTTGCCCCTTGGTGGAAGGGACCCTCACTGCTGGAGTACCTTGACGGCATGCAGGCTCTGGAGCGCAAGGTCAACGCACCATTCATGATGCCCATCAATGCCAAGTACCGCGATCTGGGCACCATGGTCGACGGCAAGATCGAGGCGGGAGTTATCAAGAAGGGCATGTCGTTGATTATGATGCCTAGGAAGCAGCCCGTGGAAACGGCTGCCATCTACGGAGagcaggaagaggagcagcCCATTCTCCAGTGCGGTGACCAGGTTCGGTTGCGTCTCAAGGgcattgaagaagaagacatccTGCCCGGATTTGTGCTTTGCTCGCCGAAGCGACTTGTGCACTGCGTGTCCGAGTTCGAGGCGCAAATCAAGGTTTTGGACCTCAAGAGCATTCTCACATCCGGATTCAACTGCGTGCTTCACGTACATGCGGCCATCGAAGAGGTCACCTTTGCGGCGCTGCTACACAAGCTCCAGAAGGGCACTAACCGCAAGAGCAAGGTTCCTCCCACTCACGCCAAGAAGGGCGACAGCATCATTGCCAGACTTCAGGTGACTGGAGGCGCTGGTATGGTTTGCGTTGAAAAATTCGAGGATTACCCGCAGATGGGTCGTTTCACCCTCCGAGACCAG GGACAAACAATTGCCATCGGCAAGATCACCAAACTCATTACCAGCGAGGACCAGTAA